The proteins below are encoded in one region of Oncorhynchus nerka isolate Pitt River linkage group LG15, Oner_Uvic_2.0, whole genome shotgun sequence:
- the prkar2ab gene encoding protein kinase, cAMP-dependent, regulatory, type II, alpha, B: MMSIEIPVGLKDMLQGYTVEVLRRRPTDLVEFAIQYFTRLQESRKHDKHAKDSPVNSARKGVAFDSNSFESDEDEDSDDYMPPPTPNKYSRRVSVCAEAYNPDDDEDDDLEPRVVHPKSDEQRRRLQDACRDILLFKTLDQEQFSEVLDGMFEVLVKPQEHIIDQGDDGDNFYVIERGVYDIIVLIDGVGKCVGKYDNKGSFGELALMYNTPRAATIMANQEGALWGLDRATFHRLIVKNNAKKRKMYEAFIECVPLLKSLELSERMKIVDVVGMRVFRDGECILTQGDKADCFYIVESGEVKIMIISKTKAGQQGNAEVEIARCSRGQYFGELALVTNKPRAASVYAMGVTKCLVIDIQAFERLLGSCKEIMKRNISQYENQLVALFGSSVDLKH, translated from the exons ATGATGAGCATCGAGATACCTGTTGGTTTGAAGGACATGCTGCAAGGATACACTGTGGAGGTACTACGGCGCAGACCGACAGATTTGGTTGAATTCGCAATCCAATATTTCACGCGTCTTCAAGAGAGCCGAAAACACGACAAACATGCTAAAGACAGCCCGGTCAATTCTGCTCGAAAGGGGGTGGCTTTTGATAGTAATTCGTTTGAATCAGATGAAGATGAGGACTCTGATGACTATA tgcCACCTCCCACCCCAAATAAATACAGTCGCAGAGTATCTG TGTGTGCGGAGGCCTACAACCCagacgatgatgaggatgatgatttGGAGCCAAGGGTGGTACACCCCAAATCAGATGAGCAGCGTCGCAGACTCCAGGACGCCTGCCGAGATATATTACTGTTTAAAACCCTCGACCAG GAGCAGTTCTCAGAGGTGCTGGATGGCATGTTTGAGGTGTTGGTCAAACCACAGGAGCACATTATAgaccagggggatgatggagACAACTTCTATGTcatagagag GGGTGTGTATGATATTATTGTGCTGATTGACGGAGTTGGGAAATGTGTGGGGAAGTATGACAACAAGGGCAGTTTTGGGGAGCTGGCGCTCATGTACAACACCCCACGTGCTGCCACCATCATGGCCAACCAGGAGGGGGCACTGTGGGGACTG GATCGGGCCACATTTCATAGACTCATAGTGAAAAACAATGCCAAGAAGAGGAAGATGTACGAAGCCTTCATTGAGTGTGTACCCCTTCTAAAGTCTCTCGAG CTCTCTGAGAGGATGAAGATTGTTGATGTCGTGGGAATGAGAGTGTTCAGAGATGGGGAGTGCATCTTAACACAG GGGGATAAGGCAGATTGCTTCTATATTGTGGAGTCTGGGGAGGTGAAGATCATGATAATAAGCAAA ACTAAGGCAGGGCAGCAGGGTAATGCAGAGGTGGAGATTGCACGCTGCTCTAGGGGCCAATACTTTGGAGAGCTGGCTCTGGTCACCAACAAACCACGTGCAGCCTCCGTCTACGCCATGGGAGTTACCAAGTGCTTGG TAATAGACATTCAGGCATTTGAGCGTTTGCTGGGTTCCTGTAAGGAGATTATGAAGAGGAACATTTCCCAATATGAGAACCAGCTGGTAGCTCTGTTTGGTTCTAGTGTAGATTTGAAACATTAA